Proteins encoded within one genomic window of Fusarium musae strain F31 chromosome 4, whole genome shotgun sequence:
- a CDS encoding hypothetical protein (EggNog:ENOG41), translating to MPIFPTKRKWLQRPRLQRRCVDDTLRDKAQFTWQRSVQEYSRLNLTYESDKTIALAGVAQRMQRTRPDDRYLSGIWEKYLPLDLLWMVWPTPKAKKPRLARYPSWSWASVSSQVMWDGNWSPLQSVVIQEVRYTPDGPSHMGDCSMSSITLQVPLIRVESLLPTKVTPMGVWNGNISHTATPVEDISVEELCVNDYKPDSPSDGSVSTTWPPVIGGFIIPLGVNVEDSFTFCGIHVIKKLGSNGYERVGNVGLSHDDLLMSNYTKFFRRLKHDDTSRGPSMESLETTCRSYAHRVRELLEGLQVSEIVLV from the exons ATGCCCATCTTCCCAACGAAGCGAAAGTGGCTGCAACGACCGAGATTACAACGACG CTGCGTTGATGATACTCTTCGAGATAAAGCTCAGTTCACATGGCAGCGGTCGGTTCAGGAGTACTCCAGACTCAATCTTACGTACGAATCTGATAAGACGATTGCCCTGGCTGGAGTTGCTCAACGCATGCAACGCACACGACCCGATGATAGGTATCTGTCTGGTATCTGGGAGAAATACCTACCGCTGGATCTTCTCTGGATGGTCTGGCCTACGCCAAAAGCTAAGAAGCCGAGGCTTGCGAGATACCCTTCGTGGTCCTGGGCTTCAGTCTCGTCACAGGTTATGTGGGATGGAAATTGGAGTCCACTCCAATCTGTGGTCATCCAGGAAGTTCGTTATACCCCTGATGGGCCGAGCCACATGGGCGACTGCTCAATGTCTTCAATCACTTTGCAAGTTCCACTGATACGGGTTGAGTCATTGCTGCCAACCAAGGTCACACCTATGGGCGTATGGAATGGTAACATCAGCCACACAGCCACACCAGTGGAAGACATCAGCGTCGAGGAGCTTTGCGTAAACGACTACAAACCTGACAGCCCGTCAGATGGATCTGTATCTACAACATGGCCACCTGTTATTGGCGGGTTCATTATACCACTTGGTGTGAACGTCGAAGACAGTTTCACCTTCTGTGGCATTCATGTTATTAAGAAGTTGGGGAGCAACGGCTATGAGCGAGTAGGCAATGTCGGactcagccatgatgatttATTGATGAGTAACTACACCAAGTTCTTCCGTCGTCTAAAGCATGATGATACTTCACGAGGGCCAAGCATGGAGTCTCTGGAGACAACTTGCAGATCCTACGCTCATCGTGTAAGAGAACTGTTAGAAGGATTACAAGTTTCAGAAATTGTCTTGGTATAA
- a CDS encoding hypothetical protein (EggNog:ENOG41): protein MLDLSMLDRLVKKLIGGDEFYGLHDPEAIIARGRELDRKHSYMYGNSYEKEARKKAAEISAGIANNDDGGSAGWSSYAR from the coding sequence ATGTTGGATCTCAGCATGCTAGACCGgctcgtcaagaagctcatcggTGGCGACGAATTCTATGGCCTCCATGACCCCGAAGCAATTATTGCAAGGGGACGGGAACTCGATCGCAAGCACAGCTACATGTACGGCAACTCCTACGAGAAAGAAGCCCGCAAGAAGGCGGCAGAAATAAGTGCAGGAATCGCAAataatgatgatggtggtagTGCGGGATGGAGCAGCTATGCGCGTTAA
- a CDS encoding hypothetical protein (EggNog:ENOG41) gives MVKLALLSWLAVAAPVFSAPADVPSSLDARACTTPANSLKNPSFESSAFTPWVFKPTYVKLGSATVVKSGYKSDHAIQATGTSGYNDPTSYNKLSQTFKICKAARFQLSWSMLLPKNSVAYTAPGKPGLSVQAKAPDGLSYSMGSFSFDTKSFSSNIFTPSFKSTHKVDQWTSFVADLPNSQTGTWTISMEWYVSGPGAKGSKTSTLKFKMDNFVVKPK, from the exons ATGGTCAAATTAGCGCTTCTTAGCTGGCTAGCGGTTGCTGCCCCTGTATTCTCCGCACCAGCCGATGTTCCCAGCTCTCTCGATGCGCGAGCCTGCACTACCCCAGCAAATAGCCTCAAAAACCCGAGCTTTGAGTCGAGTGCCTTTA CACCATGGGTCTTCAAACCTACATACGTCAAGCTCGGCAGCGCAACAGTCGTAAAATCTGGCTATAAGAGCGACCACGCAATCCAAGCCACGGGAACCTCCGGCTACAACGATCCAACCAGCTACAACAAGCTCTCCCAGACCTTCAAGATCTGCAAAGCAGCGCGCTTCCAGCTCTCATGGTCCATGCTTCTCCCTAAAAATAGCGTCGCATACACAGCACCTGGCAAGCCTGGATTGTCTGTCCAAGCTAAAGCTCCCGATGGTCTGTCGTATTCAATGGGTTCCTTCAGCTTTGACACCAAGAGTTTTAGTAGCAATATTTTTACACCGAGCTTTAAAAGTACGCATAAGGTTGATCAGTGGACGAGTTTTGTTGCCGACCTTCCGAACTCGCAGACAGGAACTTGGACGATTTCTATGGAGTGGTATGTTTCGGGACCTGGCGCGAAAGGGAGTAAGACTTCGACGCTGAAGTTTAAGATGGATAACTTTGTTGTCAAGCCAAAATAA
- a CDS encoding hypothetical protein (EggNog:ENOG41) — protein sequence MAAPEYIAALGEWLHDCLSNHSRCHFAISSSTLFDPRSIELPTRCIEVTPTAAYLRDTQGAVGSYVALSHRWNPEVEAVKTTSANFQQRMSGTELGLLSKTLEDAITIVRKLEIRYLWIDTICIIQGTDDWNQEKFKMGQYYERALFTISAIGGCIQAGKDSGILEAQPPKSLVRLAFKENGIRKGGLWLEDIHYGLMWFAVDHQNREYPCGAPSWSWLSNQGEVEWQRRDDMSQSSLEVLGAEYEEEAQGVRRLPEVVIMTTKLRVKAKMQPLLIMPGIRDAKDMSVLTGVRVQASPCNQYYTFCHPSSPDWAGGWAKFERDPRVVELNNISSGIGATLAIHVASRQANDREGPIEHFMDLRRTVYEVIFVKFIKDETFQRLGAGFTCDLTIAQGFQAVEDIEITLI from the exons ATGGCAGCCCCCGAATATATAGCTGCTTTAGGTGAATGGCTTCACGATTGTCTCTCCAACCACTCAAGATGCCATTTCGCTATCTCCAGCAGTACACTATTCGACCCTCGATCAATAGAGCTTCCTACTCGTTGCATTGAAGTCACGCCCACTGCTGCCTACTTGAGAGATACGCAGGGGGCCGTGGGAAGCTATGTCGCTCTAAGCCACCGTTGGAATCCAGAAGTTGAGGCCGTAAAGACTACGTCAGCCAACTTTCAGCAACGCATGTCTGGGACAGAGCTTGGGCTCCTTTCGAAAACCCTTGAAGACGCCATCACAATTGTGCGCAAATTGGAAATCCGATACCTATGGATTGACACTATTTGCATCATTCAAGGGACTGACGACTGGAACCAGGAGAAGTTCAAAATGGGCCAATATTACGAACGTGCCCTATTCACTATTTCCGCCATAGGAGGTTGCATTCAAGCCGGAAAAGATTCCGGTATTCTCGAAGCTCAACCACCCAAATCACTCGTCCGTCTTGCTTTCAAAGAAAACGGCATCCGAAAAGG TGGACTCTGGCTAGAAGATATTCATTATGGCTTGATGTGGTTTGCCGTCGACCACCAGAATCGGGAATACCCATGCGGTGCTCCTTCATGGTCATGGCTCTCAAACCAAGGCGAAGTTGAGTGGCAGCGCAGGGATGACATGTCTCAGTCTAGCCTCGAGGTCCTTGGAGCAGAatatgaagaagaggcccaGGGAGTTCGCCGCTTGCCCGAAGTTGTTATCATGACGACCAAGCTTCGTGTCAAAGCGAAGATGCAGCCGCTTCTTATTATGCCAGGCATTCGAGATGCAAAAGACATGAGCGTTTTGACAGGTGTAAGGGTTCAAGCATCGCCGTGTAATCAGTATTACACATTCTGCCACCCAAGCTCACCAGATTGGGCTGGTGGCTGGGCAAAGTTTGAGAGGGATCCGCGAGTGGTAGAATTGAATAACATTTCGTCAGGAATAGGAGCGACATTAGCTATACACGTTGCATCAAGACAAGCAAATGACAGAGAAGGGCCAATTGAGCACTTTATGGACCTTCGGAGGACAGTTTATGAAGTGATATTTGTTAAATTCATTAAGGATGAGACATTTCAAAGGCTAGGGGCAGGATTTACCTGTGACTTAACTATTGCTCAAGGGTTCCAAGCAGTGGAGGATATagaaataactttaatataa
- a CDS encoding hypothetical protein (EggNog:ENOG41) produces the protein MIAREEPMDAVDYPTAFNPRGDGYQSPAGSSSGSAVAVAAYDWLDCAIGTDTSGSGRRPAMANGVWQFRPSHDDISLRGLIKTYALFDTPCIFARSFDIVKRVANIWRADSYSRTMRQPKRPYRLVYPVDYFPMESSEQMSLITSFIDDVKKLAPATLVPFSIRESWKQNHPSGVSSDIDEYLQDVVKRTFYHQFYHSSANFRDQYSKRHQGQLPYVIPFVQRRWAQGASVSNEEHEEATNRLLIYKNWLHEELFGDAKFESIVILPVADASPVYRDEILKSPENQSALDQLFLPPILGAPDIVIPIGDIPYHSKITGRTGFLPVVANLVGEPTRDLELLHAVEIILRKSGRATDVMTGPRMFR, from the coding sequence ATGATAGCCCGCGAGGAGCCAATGGATGCTGTCGACTATCCCACTGCTTTTAACCCTCGAGGGGATGGATATCAGTCCCCTGCTGGTAGTAGCAGTGGCAGTGCTGTTGCCGTAGCGGCCTACGACTGGCTTGATTGCGCGATTGGTACTGACACCAGTGGAAGTGGTCGTCGGCCAGCTATGGCAAATGGAGTCTGGCAATTCCGGCCCTCTCATGATGACATATCCTTGAGAGGCCTGATCAAAACCTATGCTCTTTTCGACACGCCGTGTATTTTTGCGAGAAGTTTCGACATTGTTAAACGTGTCGCGAATATTTGGAGGGCAGACTCATATTCCAGGACCATGCGACAACCCAAGCGGCCATATCGTCTTGTATACCCCGTCGACTATTTCCCAATGGAGAGCTCAGAGCAAATGAGTCTCATTACTTCCTTCATTGATGATGTAAAAAAGCTTGCGCCGGCGACTCTAGTTCCATTTTCCATCCGCGAATCATGGAAGCAAAATCACCCTTCGGGTGTATCGAGTGACATCGACGAATATCTTCAGGATGTGGTCAAGCGAACATTCTATCACCAGTTTTACCACTCTTCAGCTAATTTCCGGGATCAGTACTCCAAGAGGCACCAAGGTCAGCTGCCATATGTAATCCCCTTCGTCCAGCGTAGGTGGGCGCAAGGTGCTTCGGTTTCAAATGAGGAACATGAAGAGGCTACAAACAGACTTCTCATTTACAAGAACTGGCTTCACGAGGAGCTTTTCGGGGATGCGAAGTTCGAATCGATCGTCATCCTTCCTGTGGCCGATGCCTCGCCTGTCTATCGTGATGAGATTCTAAAGTCACCCGAGAACCAGTCTGCATTAGACCAGCTGTTTCTCCCACCTATTCTGGGCGCTCCTGATATAGTCATCCCGATTGGAGATATACCTTATCATTCTAAAATAACCGGTCGGACTGGATTTCTTCCTGTTGTTGCCAACCTTGTAGGCGAACCAACACGAGACTTGGAGCTTTTACACGCCGTTGAGATAATTTTAAGGAAGTCTGGCCGAGCAACAGACGTCATGACGGGACCCCGAATGTTTAGGTAG
- a CDS encoding hypothetical protein (EggNog:ENOG41) produces MPFDKLDKVLLEDAKNGGTKLVERFIAGMWGGFGYGIQRRIMTFFKNEANKNDLWEKKDLLASTYEPGM; encoded by the exons ATGCCGTTTGATAAGCTGGATAAGGTGCTTTTGGAGGATGCGAAGAACGGAGGAACAAAACTGGTTGAGAGATTCATTGCAGGAATGTGGGGAGGTTTCG GATATGGGATCCAGAGAAGGATCATGACATTCTTCAAGAACGAGGCGAACAAGAACGACCtatgggagaagaaggatcttcTAGCATCTACCTATGAACCAGGTATGTGA
- a CDS encoding hypothetical protein (EggNog:ENOG41) — MLDEECNVGGPKKVGRPRKLDSARAGKESTEQPREKPVRSQKKQTTIRRPQSVPSPASVSPESDIFLESMMFSPITMPTTIPTTTISIAAPPVETTTNVVFALESSWPTPATAELQTSSLPVPERLPLKISSCFKHSSAFADYDWNIDDNDVLRIKSSQLSLTDTCSDPARLVIPELGSPMGSIELSDALSKLSKLNNDLHVRMAAIETHRSVTTLSSILFREGPLFIDNLTLGEFTLSSTQDLFQVLSRLLNNRNCHTPLESAHMLDIINLSGLDGQSSSPHSYRGGHNGPSPNLAPPFPSASEPLLAPLVLTITAVFTQLISLYEVLLKHMILWLENIPAEPFGPISELRIGDVSPQDLCARGIRFSNASLNFLERIEQILGLNGLPEWGGPGLLSMQQIDLLWSVLDGGEGIAPGHGFMRPAYVKRSLWKALSVMNRVVPP; from the coding sequence ATGCTCGACGAAGAATGCAATGTTGGCGGGCCAAAGAAGGTTGGGAGACCGAGGAAGTTAGACTCAGCTCGCGCAGGCAAGGAGTCGACTGAGCAGCCCCGTGAGAAGCCAGTTCGCTCGCAGAAGAAACAGACGACTATAAGGAGACCGCAGAGCGTCCCAAGCCCTGCGAGCGTGTCGCCAGAATCGGATATCTTTCTAGAGAGCATGATGTTCTCACCAATAACTATGCCGACAACTATACCAACAACCACCATCTCTATAGCGGCGCCGCCGGTTGAAACCACCACAAACGTTGTCTTTGCCCTCGAGTCGTCGTGGCCCACTCCTGCGACAGCTGAACTGCAAACTTCGTCACTCCCAGTCCCAGAGCGACTACCATTAAAGATCTCAAGTTGCTTTAAGCATAGCTCCGCCTTTGCCGACTACGACTGGAACATAGACGACAACGACGTTCTAAGGATAAAGTCAAGTCAGCTCAGCCTCACTGACACATGCTCCGACCCAGCTCGCCTGGTGATACCGGAGCTGGGTTCCCCCATGGGCAGTATCGAGCTCTCTGACGCCTTATCGAAGCTATCGAAGCTGAACAACGACTTACACGTCCGTATGGCAGCCATTGAAACGCATCGGTCCGTTACAACCCTGAGCAGCATCCTCTTCCGCGAGGGGCCGCTATTCATCGATAATCTCACCCTCGGAGAGTTCACGTTGAGCTCGACTCAGGATCTCTTCCAGGTACTATCGCGGCTTCTCAATAACCGAAACTGCCATACACCACTCGAAAGTGCGCACATGCTCGATATTATAAACCTGTCAGGCCTGGACGGCCAGTCTTCGTCGCCGCATTCTTACAGAGGCGGACACAATGGACCAAGTCCAAACCTTGCACCCCCCTTCCCATCCGCCTCTGAGCCGTTGCTGGCTCCTCTTGTATTGACCATCACAGCCGTCTTCACCCAGCTCATATCCCTCTATGAGGTTCTCCTCAAGCACATGATCCTCTGGCTCGAGAACATCCCCGCCGAACCCTTCGGACCCATCTCGGAACTTCGAATCGGCGACGTGTCGCCGCAGGATCTCTGCGCGCGGGGAATCCGCTTTTCCAACGCCTCGCTCAACTTCCTGGAGAGAATCGAGCAGATCCTCGGCCTTAACGGACTGCCTGAGTGGGGAGGACCGGGCTTGCTGTCCATGCAGCAGATTGATCTGCTCTGGAGCGTGTTGGACGGTGGTGAGGGTATTGCTCCGGGTCACGGCTTCATGCGGCCGGCGTATGTGAAGAGGTCACTCTGGAAGGCTTTGTCAGTCATGAATCGAGTCGTGCCTCCGTAA